A section of the Ictalurus punctatus breed USDA103 chromosome 8, Coco_2.0, whole genome shotgun sequence genome encodes:
- the LOC108268810 gene encoding lysozyme g isoform X1 — protein sequence MKLLIIAALAIFYASALSCIFGDVMKIDTTGASEQTARQDKLTVKGVQASYKLAEHDLKRMAQYKNIIMKVGRAKQMDAAVIAAIISRESRAGAALVDGWGDHGNGFGLMQVDKRYHTPRGAWNSEEHVTQGTEILIDSIRAIQRKFPNWPKEHQFKGGISAYNAGVRNVRTYEAMDVGTTGNDYANDVVARAQWFKRNGY from the exons ATGAAACTCCTTATCATAG CAGCGCTGGCGATCTTCTACGCCTCAGCTCTCTCATGCATTTTTGGAGATGTCATGAAGATCGACACGACTGGAGCATCTGAGCAAACAGCTCGCCAAGACAAGCTCACTGTAAAGG GGGTGCAAGCTTCATATAAACTGGCTGAGCACGATCTGAAGAGGATGGCGCAGTACAAGAACATCATCATGAAAGTTGGCAGAGCTAAGCAGATGGACGCAGCTGTGATCGCAGCTATCATATCCAGAGAGTCGAGGGCTGGAGCAGCGCTTGTTGATGGCTGGGGAGACCACGGGAACGGCTTCGGACTCATGCAG GTTGATAAGCGCTACCACACACCGAGGGGAGCGTGGAACAGTGAGGAGCATGTCACACAAGGGACTGAGATTCTGATTGACTCTATAAGAGCAATTCAGCGAAAATTCCCAAACTGGCCCAAGGAGCACCAGTTTAAAG GGGGAATCTCAGCCTACAACGCTGGAGTAAGAAACGTCCGCACATATGAGGCCATGGACGTTGGGACCACGGGAAATGATTATGCCAATGATGTAGTGGCCAGAGCTCAGTGGTTCAAACGCAACGGCTACTGA
- the LOC108268810 gene encoding lysozyme g isoform X2, translating to MKLLIIALAIFYASALSCIFGDVMKIDTTGASEQTARQDKLTVKGVQASYKLAEHDLKRMAQYKNIIMKVGRAKQMDAAVIAAIISRESRAGAALVDGWGDHGNGFGLMQVDKRYHTPRGAWNSEEHVTQGTEILIDSIRAIQRKFPNWPKEHQFKGGISAYNAGVRNVRTYEAMDVGTTGNDYANDVVARAQWFKRNGY from the exons ATGAAACTCCTTATCATAG CGCTGGCGATCTTCTACGCCTCAGCTCTCTCATGCATTTTTGGAGATGTCATGAAGATCGACACGACTGGAGCATCTGAGCAAACAGCTCGCCAAGACAAGCTCACTGTAAAGG GGGTGCAAGCTTCATATAAACTGGCTGAGCACGATCTGAAGAGGATGGCGCAGTACAAGAACATCATCATGAAAGTTGGCAGAGCTAAGCAGATGGACGCAGCTGTGATCGCAGCTATCATATCCAGAGAGTCGAGGGCTGGAGCAGCGCTTGTTGATGGCTGGGGAGACCACGGGAACGGCTTCGGACTCATGCAG GTTGATAAGCGCTACCACACACCGAGGGGAGCGTGGAACAGTGAGGAGCATGTCACACAAGGGACTGAGATTCTGATTGACTCTATAAGAGCAATTCAGCGAAAATTCCCAAACTGGCCCAAGGAGCACCAGTTTAAAG GGGGAATCTCAGCCTACAACGCTGGAGTAAGAAACGTCCGCACATATGAGGCCATGGACGTTGGGACCACGGGAAATGATTATGCCAATGATGTAGTGGCCAGAGCTCAGTGGTTCAAACGCAACGGCTACTGA